From the genome of Prevotella herbatica, one region includes:
- the rplS gene encoding 50S ribosomal protein L19 — MNLIKVAEEAFATGKELPKFNSGDTITVAYKIIEGSKERIQLYRGVVIKISGHGEKKRFTVRKMSGTIGVERIFPMESPNIDSIEVNKRGKVRRAKLYYLRKLTGKKARIAEKRTVKGE; from the coding sequence ATGAATTTAATTAAAGTTGCTGAAGAAGCATTTGCAACCGGCAAAGAGTTACCTAAGTTCAACTCTGGTGACACAATCACAGTCGCTTACAAAATTATCGAGGGTTCAAAAGAGCGTATCCAGCTCTACCGTGGTGTTGTAATCAAGATTTCAGGCCATGGTGAGAAAAAACGTTTCACAGTTCGTAAGATGTCAGGAACAATTGGTGTAGAGCGTATCTTCCCAATGGAGTCACCAAACATCGATTCAATTGAAGTAAACAAGCGTGGTAAAGTTCGTCGCGCTAAGTTGTACTATCTTCGCAAGCTTACAGGTAAGAAAGCTCGTATTGCTGAGAAGAGAACTGTTAAAGGAGAATAA
- a CDS encoding 5'-nucleotidase C-terminal domain-containing protein, translated as MYKKLLLFFIVPAVISVSSCRQHYELTDISRSRILIDSCYDVSPDKEAQAFLAPYQHKVDSIMSPVVGETAEYLYSHKPESPLSNLLADILLWGGKGFNEKVDFALYNVGGIRAAFAKGKVTYGDVVDVAPFENKICFLSLTGSKVRELFSEVAKLGGEGLSHGVNLVISKDGRLLEASINGKVLDDNATYRVATLDYLAQGNDGLDAFKYGTDVVSPKGNNNNVRFIIMDYFRDKMAQGIAVDSKVEGRVIVK; from the coding sequence ATGTACAAGAAATTATTACTGTTTTTTATAGTTCCTGCAGTTATAAGTGTGTCTTCTTGCAGGCAACATTATGAGTTGACCGACATTAGTCGTAGTCGTATTTTGATTGATAGTTGCTATGATGTTTCTCCTGATAAGGAGGCGCAGGCTTTCCTTGCTCCTTATCAACATAAGGTAGATAGCATTATGAGTCCTGTTGTTGGTGAAACGGCTGAATATTTATATTCGCATAAACCAGAGAGCCCGTTATCTAATCTTCTTGCTGACATTTTGCTATGGGGTGGAAAAGGATTTAACGAGAAAGTTGATTTTGCTTTATATAATGTTGGTGGTATACGAGCAGCATTTGCTAAAGGCAAAGTTACTTATGGTGATGTTGTTGATGTAGCTCCTTTTGAAAACAAAATTTGCTTTTTGTCGCTTACCGGTTCTAAAGTTCGTGAGTTATTCAGCGAGGTTGCTAAGTTGGGCGGTGAAGGTTTAAGCCATGGCGTTAATTTGGTTATTTCAAAAGATGGTAGACTTCTTGAGGCAAGCATTAATGGAAAGGTACTTGATGATAATGCCACTTATCGTGTAGCCACTCTTGACTATCTTGCTCAGGGCAATGATGGTTTGGATGCATTCAAATATGGAACTGATGTTGTCTCTCCAAAAGGGAATAATAATAATGTGAGATTTATCATTATGGATTATTTCCGTGATAAAATGGCTCAAGGTATAGCTGTTGATTCTAAGGTAGAGGGCAGAGTTATTGTAAAATAA
- a CDS encoding bifunctional metallophosphatase/5'-nucleotidase translates to MKFRYLFISVLCCIASVGFAQKHLTILHTNDTHSCILPLKTTLADTLLAGRAGFIRRISMLDQERAKDKNLLLFDSGDFSQGSPFYTLFKGDVEIGLMNRMHYDAGTIGNHEFDYGMENMARIFKMANFPILCSNYDLKGTPLESVVKKYTIIKRNGVKIGVFALDPKLDGLVSKANYGIIKYLDPIAVANELATMLKNDKKCDLVICISHLGWEENGMGDQMMIAGSRNIDLVLGGHSHTYFRTLRYIKNLDGKKVPVDQNGKNAIYVGKMILDFTQSKK, encoded by the coding sequence ATGAAATTTAGATATCTTTTTATTTCCGTTTTATGCTGCATTGCTTCTGTTGGTTTTGCACAGAAGCATCTGACAATATTGCATACGAATGATACTCATAGTTGCATACTTCCTCTGAAGACAACTTTAGCAGATACATTGCTTGCTGGTCGTGCTGGTTTTATACGCCGTATTTCAATGTTAGATCAAGAAAGAGCTAAAGATAAGAATTTGCTCCTTTTTGATAGCGGAGATTTTTCTCAGGGTTCACCTTTCTATACTCTTTTCAAAGGTGATGTTGAGATTGGATTGATGAACAGAATGCATTACGATGCCGGAACAATTGGAAACCATGAGTTTGACTATGGTATGGAGAATATGGCTCGTATATTCAAAATGGCGAATTTCCCAATATTGTGTTCTAATTACGACCTTAAAGGAACTCCTCTTGAAAGTGTGGTAAAGAAATATACTATCATAAAGAGAAATGGCGTTAAAATTGGAGTCTTTGCACTTGATCCAAAGTTGGATGGGTTAGTATCCAAGGCAAATTATGGCATTATCAAATACTTAGACCCAATTGCTGTTGCAAATGAACTGGCAACAATGCTGAAGAATGACAAAAAGTGTGATTTGGTAATATGTATTTCTCATCTTGGCTGGGAAGAGAATGGTATGGGAGACCAGATGATGATTGCTGGTTCAAGAAATATTGATCTTGTTCTTGGTGGCCATTCTCATACTTATTTCAGGACTCTTCGTTATATCAAGAATCTTGATGGAAAGAAAGTTCCTGTTGACCAAAATGGCAAAAATGCTATTTATGTTGGCAAAATGATATTAGATTTTACTCAAAGTAAAAAGTAA
- the porT gene encoding type IX secretion/gliding motility protein PorT/SprT — protein sequence MNIKAFIITSFAISSSILANSQERIVQNRPYTDLRPFHLGISIGTHVQDLELMNVGPQTTNNIDGTITKQLITTDQSRWDMGFNVGVYGEFRINEFLQMRIAPTMYFGSRHIVFHNSSTATVTENQQDMKTVYICAPIDLIFAAPRFNNHRPYILGGISPAINLSGKDKDYIKLKRYDTFAEIGLGCDFYLPFFKVRPELKFMYSLINSLDKDHIKRIEDKSMLPYSNSINEAHSKMIVLTFYFE from the coding sequence ATGAATATAAAAGCATTTATAATAACAAGTTTTGCCATAAGTAGCAGCATTCTAGCGAACAGTCAGGAACGAATTGTGCAAAATCGCCCCTACACGGATTTGCGCCCATTCCATCTAGGCATTTCTATAGGTACGCATGTGCAAGACTTAGAACTAATGAATGTTGGACCACAGACGACAAATAACATAGACGGGACAATTACTAAACAACTGATAACAACAGATCAAAGTAGATGGGATATGGGATTCAACGTCGGTGTATATGGAGAATTCAGAATAAACGAATTCCTACAAATGCGCATAGCACCAACAATGTATTTCGGCTCACGACATATCGTGTTTCACAATAGCAGCACAGCAACTGTGACAGAAAATCAACAGGACATGAAGACTGTTTATATCTGTGCACCAATAGACCTGATATTTGCCGCACCACGTTTTAATAATCACCGTCCATATATACTTGGAGGAATATCGCCAGCCATAAACCTGAGCGGAAAAGATAAAGACTATATCAAATTAAAAAGATATGATACATTTGCCGAAATAGGACTCGGATGTGATTTTTATCTTCCATTTTTCAAGGTCAGACCTGAACTTAAATTCATGTATAGTCTGATAAACAGCCTAGATAAAGATCATATAAAAAGAATAGAAGATAAGAGTATGCTTCCCTATTCTAATTCGATTAACGAAGCACACTCTAAGATGATAGTACTTACTTTTTACTTTGAGTAA
- a CDS encoding DUF362 domain-containing protein, which translates to MAYVISDDCIACGTCIDECPSGAISEGEKYSIDPDMCTECGTCADVCPNEAISLPE; encoded by the coding sequence ATGGCTTACGTAATTAGTGATGACTGTATCGCTTGTGGTACATGTATTGATGAGTGCCCATCTGGAGCAATCTCTGAGGGTGAAAAGTATTCTATTGATCCTGATATGTGTACAGAGTGTGGTACATGTGCTGATGTTTGTCCTAACGAGGCAATCAGCCTTCCTGAGTAA
- a CDS encoding tetratricopeptide repeat protein yields the protein MKKIKYLVAGLLMMGLSVPGMAQNANYNDLLKPIEQTLKSNPNLDAKGLKELTKDYQKEFKKDPKALVALGNTLLMSKKYDDASAIGNMVIGKFKNCGDAYVLLGDVAAMKDDGGDAAMWYQQSMTMDPKNPNGYMRYANVYRKRSPEESERALNLLKQVRPDYPIEAEAGNNFYLGGNYAKAYEYFSKTQKESLDQYYLVAYAVSAYMDNKKDESLEIAKFGTQKFAQNITFDRVALWSAVDTQKFDDAITYANKIITTDSVEKSARDYIYYGLALKGNKQYQQAIDQYNKAFEMEKNNFKPYQYIADAYAEMGQEDKALEYSEKYMANNQDATPSDYAKLANIYIQKAAKGDANKQANLDKAYSIYDQMAVKWPTIAAWVNNMAGMQASKAGQDDKSVEYFNKVVSLLGNKENREEDDTNTLKSALANLGYYYWITKQNLDAAKPIYEQLIKLDPNDKNARAALGLDKPEEVNK from the coding sequence ATGAAAAAGATTAAATACCTTGTAGCTGGTTTGCTGATGATGGGATTGTCAGTACCAGGAATGGCTCAAAACGCAAATTACAATGACTTGCTGAAGCCAATAGAGCAGACCCTTAAGTCTAACCCTAACCTTGACGCTAAAGGACTAAAGGAATTGACTAAAGATTATCAAAAAGAATTCAAGAAGGATCCAAAGGCTCTTGTTGCACTTGGTAACACCTTGTTGATGAGTAAAAAATACGACGATGCTTCAGCTATCGGTAATATGGTTATTGGTAAGTTCAAGAATTGTGGCGATGCATACGTACTTCTTGGTGATGTCGCAGCAATGAAAGATGACGGTGGTGATGCTGCAATGTGGTATCAGCAGAGTATGACTATGGACCCAAAGAATCCTAATGGATACATGCGTTATGCAAATGTTTACAGAAAGCGTAGCCCGGAAGAGAGCGAAAGAGCTTTGAACCTTTTGAAACAAGTTCGTCCAGACTACCCTATTGAAGCAGAAGCTGGAAACAACTTCTATCTTGGTGGAAACTATGCTAAGGCATACGAATATTTCTCAAAGACTCAAAAAGAAAGTCTAGACCAGTATTATCTTGTAGCTTATGCAGTATCAGCATATATGGACAACAAGAAAGATGAAAGTCTTGAAATTGCAAAATTCGGTACACAGAAGTTTGCTCAAAACATAACTTTTGATCGTGTAGCACTTTGGAGTGCTGTAGACACTCAGAAGTTTGACGATGCAATTACTTATGCCAATAAGATTATCACGACAGACTCTGTTGAAAAGAGTGCCCGTGACTACATATACTATGGTTTAGCATTGAAGGGAAATAAACAGTACCAACAGGCTATTGACCAATACAACAAGGCTTTTGAAATGGAGAAGAACAACTTCAAACCATATCAGTACATAGCTGACGCATATGCAGAAATGGGGCAGGAAGACAAAGCTTTGGAATACAGCGAAAAGTATATGGCAAACAATCAGGATGCAACACCATCTGATTATGCTAAACTCGCAAACATATACATACAGAAAGCAGCCAAAGGGGACGCTAACAAACAAGCTAACCTAGACAAGGCTTACAGTATATATGATCAGATGGCAGTTAAGTGGCCTACTATCGCAGCATGGGTAAACAACATGGCTGGTATGCAAGCTTCAAAGGCTGGTCAGGACGACAAGAGTGTAGAATACTTCAACAAGGTTGTTAGTTTGCTTGGCAACAAGGAAAACCGCGAAGAAGATGATACTAACACTTTGAAGTCTGCATTAGCAAACCTTGGTTACTACTATTGGATTACGAAGCAGAATCTTGATGCAGCAAAGCCTATCTACGAACAGTTGATAAAGCTTGATCCAAATGACAAGAATGCTCGTGCAGCTCTTGGACTGGATAAGCCAGAAGAGGTTAATAAATAA
- a CDS encoding PstS family phosphate ABC transporter substrate-binding protein produces the protein MNKNISYIFIGLTLSLGIFSSCNENKPKGSRTDTPTSGTIQFVSDESFSPIIEEERQQFEFEYPKAHLKPLYTDELTGLKMIRDLKTCLLITSRGLKPSEIAYIKTKNIIPSVFPIGYDGLALIVNKNNNDTCMTVHDVKKVLSGKVKNWNQIYPGSKRGGIQVVFDNKSSATLHYVVDSILGGKPIISSNIVAANSSKEVINFVSKTPNAIGVIGSNWLNDKRDTTNTTFKKNIHVMSVSIKDKATPMNSWKPYQAYLLDGRYPFARTIYAIVVDPSKALPWSFANYISSPTGQLIIFKSGLLPYRGDISIRTVKVKK, from the coding sequence ATGAATAAGAACATATCTTATATATTTATAGGACTAACCCTATCTTTAGGAATATTCTCATCATGTAATGAGAATAAGCCTAAGGGTAGTAGAACTGATACACCTACGTCAGGGACGATTCAATTCGTCTCTGACGAAAGTTTTAGTCCAATCATTGAGGAAGAAAGACAGCAGTTTGAGTTTGAATACCCAAAGGCGCATCTTAAACCTCTGTATACAGATGAGCTAACCGGTCTGAAGATGATTCGAGACCTAAAGACTTGCCTGTTAATCACTTCACGTGGTTTGAAACCAAGTGAAATAGCCTACATCAAGACTAAAAACATTATACCTTCTGTGTTTCCTATCGGCTACGACGGACTTGCACTTATCGTAAACAAGAACAACAACGATACATGCATGACCGTGCACGACGTTAAGAAAGTATTAAGCGGAAAGGTAAAGAACTGGAATCAAATTTATCCAGGATCAAAGAGAGGTGGCATACAGGTTGTGTTTGACAACAAGAGTTCAGCAACATTACATTATGTAGTAGACTCTATACTTGGCGGCAAACCAATCATAAGTAGTAACATCGTTGCAGCAAACAGCAGTAAGGAAGTTATCAACTTCGTAAGCAAAACTCCTAACGCCATTGGTGTTATTGGTTCAAACTGGCTTAATGACAAGCGAGACACCACAAACACCACATTCAAGAAGAATATTCATGTAATGTCTGTATCCATAAAGGACAAGGCTACACCAATGAACAGTTGGAAACCATATCAGGCATACCTGCTAGATGGAAGATATCCATTCGCAAGAACTATATACGCAATAGTAGTAGACCCAAGCAAAGCATTGCCTTGGAGTTTCGCCAACTATATTTCAAGTCCTACAGGACAACTTATTATCTTCAAATCAGGCTTACTGCCATATCGAGGCGATATAAGCATAAGAACTGTAAAAGTAAAGAAATAA
- a CDS encoding energy transducer TonB, which produces MAKIDLYDPKWVDMVFDGKNKSYGAFQLRKGTSSRNIKSLIILVIAAALVGGFLAWKVIEQKQAEQQAAYMEAMELSKLQKEAKKNEKKEVIKPKIEPKKEIPVARQTQKFTAPVIKKDELVKEENQIKQMDKLDDKVAVGTENHEGTKDRNVEAVRNDIAVNTPPPAPKEEVTNKVFDVVEVMPSFPGGQGALLSYLSSHVKYPVVAQENGVQGRVTVSFVVERDGSITDVHVVRSVDPSLDREAARVVSSMPNWQPGKQNGSAVRVKFNVPVQFKLQ; this is translated from the coding sequence ATGGCAAAAATAGACTTATACGATCCTAAATGGGTCGATATGGTGTTCGATGGAAAGAACAAATCTTATGGAGCATTCCAGCTTCGTAAGGGTACTTCCAGCCGAAACATCAAATCTCTAATAATCTTAGTCATTGCTGCAGCTCTAGTAGGAGGTTTTCTTGCATGGAAAGTAATTGAACAAAAACAGGCTGAACAGCAAGCTGCTTATATGGAGGCTATGGAACTTTCTAAACTCCAGAAAGAGGCTAAGAAAAACGAGAAGAAAGAGGTTATTAAACCGAAAATTGAACCTAAAAAGGAGATTCCTGTTGCTCGTCAAACTCAGAAATTTACTGCTCCTGTCATCAAAAAAGATGAACTCGTAAAAGAGGAAAATCAGATCAAGCAGATGGATAAGTTGGATGACAAGGTTGCCGTTGGTACTGAAAACCATGAGGGAACTAAGGATCGTAACGTAGAGGCCGTGCGCAACGATATCGCTGTAAACACTCCTCCACCAGCTCCAAAGGAAGAAGTTACCAACAAGGTATTCGACGTTGTAGAAGTTATGCCTTCATTCCCTGGAGGACAAGGCGCACTTCTAAGCTATCTTAGCTCACATGTTAAGTACCCTGTAGTTGCTCAGGAAAATGGTGTTCAAGGTCGTGTAACAGTTTCATTCGTTGTTGAGCGCGATGGTTCTATCACAGATGTACATGTTGTACGCTCTGTTGACCCATCACTTGACCGTGAAGCAGCTCGCGTCGTTAGCAGCATGCCTAACTGGCAGCCAGGTAAGCAGAATGGTTCTGCTGTTCGTGTTAAATTTAATGTACCTGTGCAATTTAAATTGCAGTAA
- a CDS encoding ExbD/TolR family protein, whose translation MAKKESKQKKVNVRVDFTPMVDMLMLLITFFMLCTTLSKPQTMELTMPSNDKNTQDNQKNEAKASESITLYVTADNKIFYGEGIPQYSNPAWLKETTWGNDGIRKILRNHTTANGVKPVTRIELAVKELNADKAKNPKMYTDSIYQKRLSDIKGGKLKDGKVPTLTIIIKPSDNASYKNMVDALDEMQILSIGTYVIDKINSDDAKLLKSKGIRL comes from the coding sequence ATGGCAAAGAAAGAAAGCAAACAGAAAAAGGTTAATGTCCGCGTAGACTTTACACCTATGGTGGATATGCTCATGCTTCTTATCACGTTCTTCATGCTGTGTACAACATTGAGCAAGCCTCAGACAATGGAGCTGACAATGCCAAGTAATGACAAGAACACTCAAGATAATCAGAAGAATGAGGCTAAGGCTTCAGAGTCAATTACTCTGTATGTAACAGCTGATAACAAGATCTTCTATGGTGAGGGTATCCCTCAGTATAGCAATCCAGCATGGCTCAAGGAAACAACTTGGGGAAATGATGGTATTCGCAAGATTTTAAGAAATCACACTACAGCAAATGGAGTAAAACCTGTGACACGTATAGAACTTGCAGTTAAAGAACTTAACGCAGATAAAGCTAAGAATCCAAAGATGTATACAGACAGTATATATCAGAAAAGACTTAGCGATATCAAGGGTGGTAAGCTCAAAGACGGTAAGGTTCCTACTCTGACTATCATCATCAAACCTTCAGACAATGCATCATATAAGAATATGGTGGATGCTCTCGATGAAATGCAGATTCTAAGTATTGGTACTTACGTTATCGATAAGATTAATTCTGACGACGCGAAACTTCTCAAGTCGAAAGGCATAAGACTCTAA
- a CDS encoding ExbD/TolR family protein, which produces MGKVKIKKSDVWIDMTPMSDVMTLLLTFFMLTSTFVKNEPVKVNTPGSVSEIKVPENGVLTILVSPEKDKTGKPTGEGQVFMSIDNTDQLGQTLDAMTSKFGVKLSDKQSKTFKNESTFGVPMNELSSYLAMSTQARQKTLNTKGIPLDSIKGGMSEFQEWVDQARRINTNLKIALKADATTPYKTVKKVMNELQDMDESHYYMITQLKKQGDE; this is translated from the coding sequence ATGGGTAAAGTAAAAATTAAGAAAAGTGACGTTTGGATCGATATGACGCCTATGTCAGACGTTATGACCCTTCTGCTTACCTTCTTTATGCTGACATCAACATTCGTAAAGAATGAGCCAGTGAAGGTGAACACTCCGGGTTCTGTGTCTGAGATAAAGGTGCCTGAGAACGGCGTCCTGACTATTCTGGTAAGTCCTGAAAAGGACAAAACCGGTAAGCCAACAGGCGAAGGTCAGGTATTTATGAGTATAGACAACACCGACCAGTTAGGTCAGACCCTAGATGCGATGACTAGCAAGTTTGGTGTTAAGTTAAGTGATAAGCAGTCTAAGACTTTCAAGAACGAATCAACATTTGGTGTTCCAATGAACGAACTAAGCAGTTATTTGGCAATGTCTACACAGGCACGCCAGAAGACTCTTAACACCAAAGGTATTCCATTGGATAGTATCAAAGGCGGCATGAGCGAATTCCAAGAGTGGGTAGATCAGGCTCGTAGAATAAATACGAACTTAAAAATCGCACTAAAGGCAGACGCAACTACACCTTACAAGACTGTTAAGAAGGTAATGAATGAGCTCCAGGATATGGATGAAAGTCATTATTATATGATTACACAGCTTAAAAAACAGGGGGACGAATAA